A region from the Canis lupus dingo isolate Sandy chromosome 9, ASM325472v2, whole genome shotgun sequence genome encodes:
- the TMEM92 gene encoding transmembrane protein 92, giving the protein MSDTWVPGLLPTLLLGLLTGPQQAAAKCGLFFTCPKGFKCCGDSCCQEYELFSSPLRIFVITFLIIIPLLCICCVAKRFCRNCGDQEQDPPVDREEPPDPPSIAPPERVRTSTFEPPPPYSEIILKPVLPPMEPPPPYSFMPEEHPGVPRGIDNPAF; this is encoded by the exons ATGTCCGACACCTGGGTCCCCGGCCTCCTACCCACCTTGCTGCTTGGCCTGCTGACGGGCCCCCAACAG GCTGCAGCCAAATGTGGGCTCTTCTT CACCTGCCCCAAAGGATTCAAATGCTGCGGTGACAGCTGCTGTCAAGAATATGAGCTCTTTTCCAGTCCTCTGAG GATTTTTGTCATCACCTTCCTCATCATCATACCCCTTTTGTGCATCTGCTGCGTGGCTAAGCGGTTCTGTCGCAACTGTGGAGACCAGGAGCAGGACCCCCCAGTGGATCGTGAGGAGCCCCCGGATCCGCCCTCCATTGCCCCCCCAGAGAGGGTCAGGACGTCCACCTTtgagcccccacccccctacAGCGAG ATCATTCTGAAGCCTGTTCTGCCCCCCATGGAGCCACCCCCTCCCTACAGCTTCATGCCTGAGGAGCACCCTGGGGTGCCCAGGGGCATCGACAACCCAGCCTTCTGA